Proteins found in one Pagrus major chromosome 20, Pma_NU_1.0 genomic segment:
- the gsg1l2b gene encoding germ cell-specific gene 1-like protein, which yields MGIDRRRRASLALTLNFLALFLAVSALTTSYWCEGTRKVVKPFCTGPVTTKQSFCIRFNSSNINDTRLVQYIWETGEDKYVMRKFHTGIWFSCEQNINMTGENCRSFLYVAPSNERGVLWLCIVAECLYILLLATGGILMSIEVCHFGNVIDGLKLNAFAAIFTVLSGLLGMVAHMMFTTAFQLTVSLGPEDWKPQTWDYSWSYILAWSSFTACMASSVTTINRYTKTILEFKHKRRNIEKNLKIKQKLLELDSPEQVWDMYISSVPSTAEELLDLSSNGRKLSNTSIFLDLNDLPDPQGEEYC from the exons ATGGGGATAGACCGGCGGCGGAGAGCGTCGCTGGCTCTCACCTTGAACTTCCTCGCCCTGTTCCTGGCCGTGTCGGCTCTCACCACCAGCTACTGGTGCGAGGGCACTCGGAAGGTGGTGAAGCCGTTCTGCACCGGACCGGTCACCACCAAACAGTCGTTCTGCATCCGGTTCAACAGCTCCAACATCAACGACACGCGGCTGGTGCAGTACATCTGGGAGACCGGGGAGGATAAGTACGTGATGAGGAAGTTTCACACCGGCATCTGGTTCTCCTGCGAGCAGAACATCAACATGACCG GTGAAAATTGCAGAAGTTTCCTTTATGTTGCACCGTCAAATGAACGAG GAGTGCTGTGGCTGTGCATTGTTGCAGAGTGCCTGTACATCCTCCTGCTGGCCACCGGAGGCATCCTCATGTCCATAGAGGTGTGTCACTTTGGCAATGTCATCGACGGCCTAAAACTCAACGCCTTTGCTGCCATATTCACTGTGCTCTCAG gTCTGTTGGGTATGGTGGCCCACATGATGTTCACCACAGCCTTCCAGCTCACCGTCAGTCTGGGCCCAGAGGACTGGAAACCTCAAACATGGGACTACAGCTGGTCATACAT TTTGGCGTGGAGCTCCTTCACAGCCTGCATGGCGTCCTCGGTCACCACCATCAACCGCTACACCAAAACTATCCTGGAGTTCAAGCACAAGCGCAGGAACATTGAGAAGAACCTGAAGATCAAGcagaagctgctggagctggactCTCCCGAGCAGGTGTGGGACATGTACATCAGCTCGGTGCCGAGCACTGCCGAGGAGCTGCTGGATCTGTCATCCAACGGCCGCAAACTCTCCAACACCTCCATTTTCCTGGACCTCAACGACCTGCCCGACCCACAGGGAGAGGAGTACTGCTAG